A region of the Salmo trutta chromosome 40, fSalTru1.1, whole genome shotgun sequence genome:
GAGTACTTGatgatgataaatggaaacagcgCTTATTATTTAATTATTATTTCATTTTATGCTTTCcccaaaccgtaaccctaaccttaaccatttggaattaatacctaaacttaacccttttagttgtttctgttttaacctaGTAATCATGCGGAATTAACCCAGTAACCACAAGGAATTAATGGGTCAAAATCGACGTTCCTCAAATTACGTCAAATCCCAATACCATGACCCTCTATGTACTACATACCATCTTAGACATGGTGTTTTATTTCAGAGATCCTCTCCCCACACAAATCTAACCTATACAAATTCACAGCGACAGCCGGTCCGACAGAAAAACACGTGTTCTTTTTCCAACTTTATAGTCTCCATATGGAGCCTCTGCATGAATACAGAGACAAAATAGCATCGGTGTGATAAATACAGATGTTCCATTTTTCCCAGTTTAGTTTAGAGGGTTTTAGTTTAGGCTTTGAACCCCAAAGAAAGGACACATATTGTTCTCATTTAGAAGAAAACGCTTTAGATGGCTGTTCTCAGCCCATTTCCCAATCCTGCACCACCCGGAAACACCATCAGGAATGTATCATGTGGGAAGAACCATGGCCTATTACGAAATCACCAGACTAgtctaacaaaacaacaacactgaatttGAACACAAAATAATCCTTATCGAGTGCTCTAATTGGTTGTTTTATGGTTCCCTCCAGGCAGTAATTGGCTAATTTCCCTTACCCGGTGTTCTACTGGGCTGCTGGGCCGTTGGGTGGGCCCTATATTGTCTGTCAGCATgactcatcatcatcactatcagtatgtgtgtgtgcttatgtgtgcgtgtgtatttcaGAAGTTATGATTGGTTTCAAACGTACGCCCAAAACTCCTCCTCGGGAGACGTGATCGTCATGGTTTCATTactgaaagagaaagaggggggtaaACCAATGAAAAAGCAGTGAGAAATAGCAAAAGGAACCATATGATGTACAATATAGTAATCTCAATGTATGCATGACTGTACCTCATCTACACCCATCTGATATCTTCAAAGTGCAATAAGGAGACCTACCTGAACATATAGTCATCATTATAGTCAGTCTGGTTGTGAAGGAAGGACCAGTCTGAGTCTAACTGGGACAGGTGTGGGTTCAACAACATGGAACTCAAATTATGACAGTTCTCTGTGAgaatgttagagagagagaacgagagagacagagacaagagagagagacagagacagagagagagagaattagtgaGTGAGTTTGAGTAAGTAAGTATGTGCACATGCATACGTGCACGTGTGTctatgtctgcgtgtgtgtgtctgtgtctgtgttgagtTCTTGTACCAGTATTCCACTCATTGTCACAGGTGGACCAGGGCAGTGGATTCCTGAAGGAGTTGAATAGGTAGAACAGACCCCAGGCTAGCACCACTATGTAATAGATGTTCAAGTACGCCACAATCACTTGGGATGCAATTCCCACTCCTGTAGATGGAAAAGCAAAGCCAGGTTAACATTTGATAAGGTGACCGTTCTTTAAATAACTTAGTAACTTAGCACAGTGGGCAAACCATGGATCTGGAGAACTACAGGGCGTGCAGGCTTTTGGTCCAGCCCAGCACTACAACACCTAAATAAACAAACATCTCATTGAGACCTTGTTAAGTTGAATCGGTAGTGTTAgcactgggctggaacaaaagcctgcttACTACCTAGCAAATGACTGTTACATATagaaaatgtcaaatgtatttgttttccatCAATGTCTTTGTATACAGCAGCATCTCATGAGTTTAGCCGGAAACAACACGTTTTAAACCCTGTTTTAACTGGCACAAGGCACGTTTCCCGGACACAAATATTGGATAGTCCTGCACTAAAAAGCCATTGTAACGGTTATGTAATCAAAAATGTAATCTACGTAATctccaaaagtaattatttatcatgagagggccataaactataactagtaatgctgcatactccaagaaaggttCAAATCTCACCTTTATGGCAAGAatagttataaattgctgaggtgtagtcccTTTTGAAGatacaagctcaagtacacagtagAAATATCATGCAAAtatgaaaatattaaatattttatattatgtatttcctattcaacagaACTGTATGAAGAAGGCTTGAAATGACATGAATAAAGGCTTGAAATGATACACGCTTTCGAAATATAGTATAATCAAATTATACAACGACTAAGTATAAGAgttcaccttccttataactgtacatatttgtatgtttagtgttagagaaaatgtgcatattttctaaaggtctACCCCCATCGCTGTGAACGTCTCACTGAGCTCGTTTAGAACTTGCCTTTTATCTCATATTAATCTTGTACGTCTGTTACAAGCAGAAAGTgtttttgtttaaaatgtatgaatTATTTGAGTTTACTGTCAATAAATCGATCTCTGAATGTGGTACAGCGACGAAACCACTCTCTCCTGCTGTGCTACGATGTAAGGACTCCAGGCATATGTGTTGTTAGTGGCTGTGATGTaaggttcagccaggagttgatggacagtcggaagaGTGAATAAAATGGAAAGAGGGACACCCCACATATACTCCTGTGTCCGTGAGAATCAGGGCTACTGCTCAATACAAGCCATTTCGACCTATGGTGTCCACAGATCAATTTATCAGTGAAAATGGCAGTCGGAAACGATACCAGAACCGCGCATGTCCCCAAAACAGGGGACTTGACATCTATTAATAAAGAAGACTGCTataagctctcacagtctcacgtcagaactagacgttcatccatgttcctcaaacgtcaaatttcaaagttgttccaaacgtcacaTTTTTAAGTGTTTaaagttaagtttaggcattaactctgtatttttaaggttaggcattaactccgaatgcttaaggtaagggttaaggtttgggttagacttaaaacaaaaatatcaaaaaccaCTTTCTTTCTGGATTCGAACATGCTACTTTTGGAACCAAAGGCAGATGTTTACGCCCACCCACAATTCCCTAGCAAAACTAGCAAAACcagcaaaaccaaaacctacttaAAGGTAGCagagctcactgttgcccctagtggctggtttctacatcatctcccgacgtcctcagacatggatggatgtcgattactgacttgtatcatgggtgacctgaCTGGAAGGTTCACCATAGGCTAAATCTGTATCTGGGGAACTGGCccataatgtaataatgtaaGGAGCAGACAGAGTAATCACCTTCGAACATGGGACATATCTTCCTCCAGGCTGTGACCCCGCCCTCGCTGGTGTACTGGCCCAATGCCGTCTCCAGGAAGAACACAGGGATACCACAGAAGAAGAGGAACACAAAGTACGGGATAAAGAAGACACCTGTGGAGGGTTAGAAACACCAATGAAGAAGAGTGTTTACTGTATGAAAGGTGTGTTGCTATGGTAAATGGTGAATAGAACAGCAGGAAGGATACAAAGATAAATCCATTGAGatgaatgacaaaacattttgtgTGAATAGACCAAGGAAATGCTTATTGACATTTCAGTTGTGTGATGATGGTGTATTGCTGTACAGTAGTTAGAACATGTTCTTTAGCTACGAGTCCATGAAAAGAGTTGACAGCTGAATAGATATCCTTCATAAGGAAATTCATTAACTTTCCAGTGAATACAGAGAGCCTTTGAGGCTGCACAAAAGCAATTGCAGGCCTGGTATCCTTGTTTTTTAGGAAGCACACATCTTTTGTTGCTCACAGAATATTAGAGGTGAAGCTCCGCCCACAGGGTTAGCGGACACAAGAGTCAACTCCCTCGGGCAACATatttcttatctctctctcttctctctctctcttctctctctctcttctctctctctctctttctctcaattcaataaaaaaaacatgaacagtaaatattacactaacacaagttccaaaagaataaagacatttcaaatgtcctaTTATgtctatacagtgttgtaatgatgtgcacatagttaaagtacaaaagggaaaataaataaacataaatataggttgtatttacagtggtgtttgttcttcactggttgctcttttcttgtggcaacaggtcacaaattttgctgctgtgatggcacactgtggtatttcacccaatagatatgggagtttatcaaaatttgatttgttttttgaattctttgtgggtctgtgtaatctgagggaaatatgtgtctctaatatggtcatatatttggcagaaggttaggaagtgcagctcagtttccacctcattagATGGGGAGGTGCTGGTTTACTTACCTCCGCCGTTCTTGTAGCACAGATAAGGGAAGCGCCATACGTTGCCCAGGCCAATGATCTCACCAGCCATGGAGAGCAGGAATTCAGTCTTGTTGGCCCACTTGCCCCTCTCCTGCTGAACCGCATCCTCGAGGCTCCGTTTCTGGGCCTCTGAGTCCACTGGTCCTCCCGGAGTGGTCCCTCCAACCATCTCCTCTTCCATGTTCACTCACTTTCTCTTAAATTCAAAATGCTTTATTGGCAGGACATTTTGTAAATATTgccaaagctctctctctctctctctctctcccacacacacacacacactcctcctgtctctctttgtTCCGCTCTCCCTCTCATTGTTAAATCTGGTGTGGACTCTGTGTTTACATCTTCCGTTACTCAGAGGCTCTCTTCAACACAATATGTCCCTATCAAGACAGATTAAGTCTTTGTTCTGTAGAGAGCCTGAGGCTTGATCCTAATGCAGACATTCTACTCCTCCTAGGATACTAACATTTATGACTAGGCTATTTGTTTGCTTAGTTATGCAGTCAGTCATAGCCTATCTAcacaaatgtatgaaaaataagaTAATAATTGATTGTTTTAGATATCCACAAGACATTGACGTTAAGGTGTTTTCCCATTAAGCACATTTCCTCCATGGATTATGTGCAGTAATGTACAATGCAGTAACGCAACGCAATACAATCATGCAGATGCGGACTTATAGGCTATTTAGCTTGAACTTTTATTTAGGCATATGCTAAAATCCAAAAGTTTGCAATTTATTTGTTTGAGAAAAAGGATTCATGAATGCAAGAAGAAATATTTAGTGAGCATTATAATTTCTGTGAATCCTCCATGTATTAGGCACAATCATTCAATTATGCATGCAAAATATATCTTACAACTCACCCACTATTTTAACGCAATAGATCCTGCTTTTCCACACAGCTGGTAGGAGTCAATGAAGCAGTTCCTTTGGCTGCACAGATAGAAGGTCTTTGGAAAGAATGTTGAAGTGAGAGTAGGGGCGTGTCTACAAACTCCAAAGCCTTCACATGGTATTGAACTGAACCAGGATGATCGCCTATAACAGCTATTTACAATGATACTGTAAAACAGCCTAGCATTGTGGAGGACCATTGATATGTGGAAGAGAGTTGACATGTCCACAAGTTTAACAAAAATGTACTCAACTAAAtcatttaaattaaattaaagAAAATAAGAAACGTTTTGATTATTTGTTTTGCATTGGCCTATCCTATCATATTCCATAATGTGTTGAGTAACAAAGAATTAGGTAGAGACAATTTATTTCAATCCCTCAGTCAGACTCACTGGAATGTCTGGAATTCTTGTCATAATAAGGGCTGATGATTGTTTGTGATAGGCCTAAAGTAAATACAATTGCTCTTCAAATAGTACCATCACAAAGTAAGCAATTTAGATATGTTTATTCCATACATTAATTCACCTGTTGTGCACTTTCTTCACAATgtaatttttgggggggaattgCCAGGCAGGGAGCAACTGtatatggtgctttcaagacaaacGGGAACTCGGAAAATAATAAGTCAAATCATGACGTAAGTGATCTTCGGGTCGGAAAGTGGGAGCTCTAGGAAGAGGCCAGAGTTGCCGACATGGGGTGAGTTAGTaagtaaattcaatctggagtgccagagcgCGTGCGTTCAGAGTGCGTGTGTGCGCTCtgggcgtttgtaaattcagagcattgtcagattgtccgttagtaaattcagagcattgtcagattgtcagttagtaaattcagagcattgtcagattgtccgttagtaaattcagagcattgtcagattgtccgttagtaaattcagagcattgtcagattgtcagttagtaaattcagagcattgtcagattgcccgttagtaaattcagagcattgtcagattgtcagttagtaaattcagagcattgtcagattgtcagttagtaaattcagagcattgtcagattgtcagttagtaaattcagagcattgtcagattgcccgttagtaaattcagagcattgtcagattgtcagttagtaaattcagagcattgtcagattgtcagttagtaaattcagagcattgtcagattgcccgttagtaaattcagagccacactggacgctctggcggaggagggttgatccgagcgttctgacctcacaaccgcagtcaagcacccaagctaactggctaaagttagctagttacATCCAGACATAAacgagagaacacctcactgaccatttttcttgctctagcagagctggttaggctgttttcgtgttatccagagcgttggtgactgtaactgtgctgctggcaacaattgaattacgcttttttgccaaggTTTACTGACACCGCATATTCAAcagggtgttgagcgttcgtaaatacatcagttattctgcgctctggcacacagacgagagtgctctgaaattccGAGTTGTATGACCTTCAAAACTATTTTTTTCACAGTAGGAGCTCGTTTTtgttcgagttcccagttgtctggaatgcactgaagtcggaaCTCAGGGAGACGTCATTAATGATTCTAGGAAAATGTCATTCTTTCTGTTATTAACTAAAAAGCTAAATATGATTTAATCTTGTTGTAACAAATACATAAgatacattttcaattcaaggaagCAATTTACGCCTAGAGGTAAATTGTTTTGGAACATGTTTGTTCCTGACGCGGCATCATACCTCAGTGGGAGCGACTTGGAATTATGACGTGCTCTGTGACGTTTTTTTTGCTACCAGGAAACAAATGTAAACATAGCAGTCGAAAGAGAAACGCAAATGCATTCGCATAATTCTACAAAAGATCTCTCGATGCTGGGTGCTAAATACGATTTTGCAGCACGGGGCGAAATGTGGTTAGCTGGAATAGATGATTGCCAATTCTAGAAAAGGTTAAACGCAGTAGCTAGGACTGAGGCAGGCTAATCGCTCGATAAACCGGTAAGATAGCCTGCTATATTTCATGCTAGTTATATTTCCTATAGACCATATACCCGGTGCGATAAACATATTGCTGGTGTTTGATAGCAGCTTAGTGAATTTTGTTCGTCTATTTGACATGTAGACACACATCCACTTCGGGGTGCAGAGAATTTGCAACAAGCTGATGACATGTCGGCAGACAGTTCTTCTGCCAACCAGGAAGAACCTAATGCTGTTGTTGGAAACATATTGGTGCAGTTCACATAGGTATTGTTCATAGATGCAAGCAAATTACCGAGAAATATGAGAACAGATATTTAAAAATAAGAAATGTCATGCTGAAGATAAACCTAGCCTACTCCTCATCCACTATCCACTATAAGCCAATGCAATGCCATTGTATATTGCTCTTCCCAGGTCTAGGCATGTTTGCCATAAGGGCCCCTGAGGAGGAGTCCTCAGAGATGGTGGAGGAGATGGACACGTCAGAGGCTGTCTGGTGCTGGTATTACCTAGCTGAATGTGGAGTGTGGCACATGTTTGAGGTACAGGACATATCACTCCACCTATGCATTCCCCCCATCCATCCTCTCACTTGATCTATCGATCCATTCCTTCAttattccatccatccatccacccatcccctCACGCACTCTATTCATCCCAGTCTCATTTGCAATTTGTTCTGGTTGTGGCAGATTGATCCAAGCGCTGCATGCTCTGTGACCAGTGAGCAGATAGAACAGAATTACAGCAGGAATCAACACGGTGTCATGGAGTTTTACACCGCCAAGTACACCTACAGACTGGACTTCTCAGGTACCAAGAACACTACAGTACTGGCACACATCGATACAGTATCATTGACAATCATTGGATATGTTGGAGTCCGTCTCTAATTGGCTGATCTTTGTTTCACAACCAGTCATGAAGCAGATCAATGTCACGACCGGGAAACAACGGCCAATCAAACGGGCGTTCCACTCTGCCACTGGCTTTAGGTGAGTCTGAGCTGTACCAATGGGGTCGCCCACGGGCATGTAGCTGTATAACTCAGACATGCAGGTAGCCCACAGGCCTGTAACTGAATAACTAAGAAATACAGAGTTCTGAGTGCTCTCTCCATTGGCTCTGTGGTCAGTTTCACTTCCTGGAGCTTACTTCCCGGAGCTTACTTTAGTCTATTGTGGGGTTAGAAGCATCACCTGTTTTATGGTTAAACCTTATGCATGTTGTGCTACATTTTGCGTGAAAATAAAAGGATGTGTAACTAAGGGCATTGACATAATAACCACCAAGAAGTTGGACCCAGGCCTgacctgtacagtatgtgtctgaATTGTGTATATGCATCTGTCACCCTCGCCCAGGTTCATTTGTGATAATCTGGCCCTGCCGGTGCCCTGCCACTGGGAGAGAATAAATACAGACGAGCCTTTTCAGGTAAGGGAAAAAGGATGTGTGTGGACAATATGCTGTGTATCTACCTCTTTCAGACAGAGAGCTTTACCCGTCTTTTGCCGGTTCAGGTTACTATCTGAATGGGGCAGGAGTAGAAATACAGGTAACTCCTGATCAGCATGTTACCTGCTCAAGACCTAGTCATGTTACCTGCTCAAGACCTAGTCATGTTACCTGCTCAAGACCTAGTCATGTTACCTGCTCCAGACCTAGTCATGTTACCTGCTCAAGACCTAGTCATGTTACCTGTAAAAGTAGAGTAATACATGCTTATGACAAGtcttataatgcattatacctgTCAGTGTTCAACTGATATTCAGAGACATGACATTGCCACGAGTAGCACCGCAGATGTTGCAGATGAGCGCGGTGCAAGACAATGCACTGACAGAGTATCACAGTGTATCTGCACATGTGCAGGGCGGCATGTGAATCTTCTACAACGTGATAGCTGCGAGAAAACAGTGGAGAGGTTTCGCCTTGCACTTCAATgctcttagttgttgtggaaatcGGCCCGATATTGCTATTTACTTTGTGCATTGCTGACTACCTTTAAAGGCCAAGTCCAGTCGAAAACATGTTTTCctgtattttgtatatatttcaacactatgaggttggaataatactgtacaattatgataatgcccttttagtgtaagagctgtttgaaaagaccgtctgaaatttctgcctgtttagatgggatggagttttggcctgcctggtgatgtcaccagttgaaaaatgtgttaatagaccaataagaatgagagttccaaatctctctgccaatagcagctagttttcagttttccccctATGTActcagaccacttccagacattcctagcaaaattcttgcttgagaaattgttctttgctaagaagctatttttgtttatttttgacaattttaatagAAAGAAAATccacagtaaggtacttatttgtttcccagaaaatgtgatttgatattgagataaaaacagctttATTGGACCTTTAAGTCAAGTGTTATCAATGTATCTACCTACTCCATGACTCTCTTTAGCCAGTTTGTTTCCTTCTAAATAAAACACTGTGTGTCATTGATTTGCAGTATACCCATGTCTGATTGACTATTCTCTTTCAGCttgtagaattaggaattagaatactagtaAATTAATAGGATCTCTATTTTTCAGCTCGTCTCATTGGCCAGAGACACTTATGAATTCAAGGAAGTGGTCAGACTCTATGAAAGGACCATGTGTCACCCTATCAAATCTATTCAGAGGATACAGAACCTGGATCTGTGGGAGTTCTTTTGCAGGTAGAgctatgcgtgcgtgtgtgtgtgtgtgtgtgtgtgtgtgtgtgtgtgtgtgtggtgtgtgtgtgggtggaggtATTATAAGGTATTATAATGATGTTAGTTTAGTTGAGTATCTAAATGATTTTGATGATAGCACCTAGAATGCCAGTTTGGAATGATGGTTTGAATTAGATAGGTAGACCTTTTTTGATAACTTCTTAGAGATCTTTTGGTTGGAAAACATACTTAACCTAAATGCTGAGACTGATCAATGCTTTTGTGTTTTTACTCCAATTTCTAAAGGAAAAAACAACAATTGCGCAAGATAAAGCGAGTTGTGGACATTGAGGAGAAAATGTTATTTCATGGCACAGGCCACAGCAACGTGCAGGCTATATGCACATATAACTTTGACTGGCGGCTAACTGGGAGCCACGGGGACGTCTATGGCAGAGGTAGATTCCACGTGTGTTGTGTCATGAAATTGTAACTTTCTCACAATTTcccggttttccagaaatcccagttagAGTATtcctggatttcctgcttattctgaGAATCTTCCAactttctggaaaacctgggaattttggtaATGTTCCCGGAATTTTGCAACAGTAGTTTCAACTGTTCAAACATAGCATTCTAATACTGTCCTTCCCATCATTTCTCAGGGAGTTATTTCGCCCGAGACGCCAAGTATTCTAGCAAATTCTGCCTTACGACGGGGAAACATAACTTTGCCTTGCAGAAGCACGGACTAGCCCCGCCGATATTTTCAAGCGAGCCTCCATATAAGACCATGTTCCTGGCCAGAGTGCTGGTCGGCGAGGCCACGTTAGGCAATCCGCTGTTCTGCCGACCGCCATCCAAGGACATGAGCTACAGCAACTTCTTCGACAGCTGTGTGGACGACCTCGCCAACCCAAAGATCTACGTCATCTTCGACTGCAACCAGATTTACCCAGAGTATCTCATTGAGTTCTACTGACGCCTATGGGGTGAACAGGGACGTTATCACACAATGTACAGGGGGTGGATATTTTTTTACCAGGACGGGATTGGGATTCAGAAACATCAGGGGAGAGGTCGAGAGAGGAGGGACTTAATGGACGGCCGTGATGACTTCCCGCTGTTTGATTCAAGGCCTGACTGGGACTTGGATCATAAGAAGTGCCTTAATGGATTACTATGGCAGAACAAGGAAGACCATACAAGAAGACTATGTTTCTATAAAAGCTGTAGAGTTCGTAAAGAGTGGTTTGTCTATTTACTGTGTTTAGAGACTTGTGGGTCGGACAGGGCGAGAGGTGGCGTATTTGAGAAAACAGAAAAGTAACTGCACACTGTTGGAGTGTTCCCGAAATGGATTAGCAATGTTTCAACCTGCCACAGAGGATCTTTGGTAGGATCACCCTGTGTTGTCGAAACGTGGCGAATACGTTTCGGGAGCGTTCTAACAGTGTGCAGGTTTTCTTTTCCTTTGACTGTTTGGGTCCAACATGACCATAGTCAAGCAAAGCTAAAAAGTGCAACACACTTCTACTGAGGATGTAGACTGAATAACTACTTTGGTGACCAGGATGCAATAACTCATTATTACAAGTGAAGGCGCCAACATAAAGTAAACAAATGTTTGACTTGCCCTACTCCTGTATACAAGGACCTGATTTTATAGATAGACATTGAAtaagtaggtgtatccaaacttttgactggtactgtgtataagGGATATATTCATTAACTGTACAGTAATCTGCTcttgtaatattttctacattgtagaataatagtgaagacatcaaaactatgaaataacacatatggaatcatgtagtaacccaaaaagtgttaaacaaatcaaaatatattttagattcttctaagtagccaccctttgccttgatgacagctttgcacactcttggcattctctcaaccagcttcatgaggaatccttttccaacagtcttgaaggagttcccacatatgctgagcacttgttggctgcttttgctttactctgcggtccaactcatcccaaaccatctcaattgggttgaggtcgggtgattgtggaggccaggtcatctgctgcagcactctatcactctccttcttggtcaaatagccctgttaaaaaacaaatgatcgtcccactaagcgcaaaccagatgggatggcgtatcactgcagaatgctgtcgtagccatgctagttaaatgtgccttgaattctaaataaatcacagacagtgtcacctgcaatgtaccatcatacctcctcctccatgcttcacattgggaaccacacatgcggagatcatccgttcacctgctctgcatctcataaagacacagcggttgtaacaaaaaatctcaaatttggactcatcagaccaaaggacagatttccaccggtctaatgtccattgctcatgtttcttggcccaagcaagtctctttttcttattggtgtcctttagtagtggtttcttttgcagaaattcaaccatgaaggtctgattcatgcagtctctgaacagttgatgttgagatctgtctgttacttgaactctgaagcatttatttgggctgcaatttctgaggctggtaactctaatgaacttatcctctgcggcagaggtaactctgggtcttcctttcctgtggcggtcctcatgagagccagtttcttcatagcgcttgatggtttttgagactgcacaagtttttcatttcttaaagtaatgatggactgtcgtttctctttgcttatttgagctgtttatgccataatatggacttgtcacaacacaactgattgtctcaaacgcgttaagaaggaatgaaattccacaaattaacttttaacaaggcacacctgttatttgaaatgcattccaggtgacaacctcatgaaactggttgagattgccaagagtgtgcaaagctgtcatcggggcaaagggtggctactttgaagaatctcaattataaaatatattttgatttgtttaacacttatttggttactgcattccatatgtgttatttcatagttttgatgtcttcactattattctacaatgtagaaaatagtaaaaataaagaaaaacccttcaatgagtaggtgtatccaaacgtttgactggtactgtatatataacaaATATAGTTACCAAAGAAATTGGAATTCTAGGAAAACTAGATAGATTTCACATAGAGTTGCTCCAATTCTAACTAAACAGACAATGCAAACCCTGCAGTTGTACTATCACATCATACCATGCATGAGGCTTATAGTCAGCTCCtct
Encoded here:
- the LOC115180403 gene encoding protein mono-ADP-ribosyltransferase PARP11-like; protein product: MFAIRAPEEESSEMVEEMDTSEAVWCWYYLAECGVWHMFEIDPSAACSVTSEQIEQNYSRNQHGVMEFYTAKYTYRLDFSVMKQINVTTGKQRPIKRAFHSATGFRFICDNLALPVPCHWERINTDEPFQLVSLARDTYEFKEVVRLYERTMCHPIKSIQRIQNLDLWEFFCRKKQQLRKIKRVVDIEEKMLFHGTGHSNVQAICTYNFDWRLTGSHGDVYGRGSYFARDAKYSSKFCLTTGKHNFALQKHGLAPPIFSSEPPYKTMFLARVLVGEATLGNPLFCRPPSKDMSYSNFFDSCVDDLANPKIYVIFDCNQIYPEYLIEFY